Within Gracilinanus agilis isolate LMUSP501 unplaced genomic scaffold, AgileGrace unplaced_scaffold53602, whole genome shotgun sequence, the genomic segment GGAGCCACAGGACCAGGCTTCGGAGCAGGTGAGGGTCTCCCCCCAGCCCCGACCCTGTAGACACTTCCATAGAGTCCATGGATCCTGTAGACACACCTCACCCTGTGCAACTCCGGGACCCCGTGGACCCCTGTTTCCTTTAGACACACCCCATCCTTACAACCGGGGGACCCTGTAGGCACCCTTACCTCCAGTGACTCCATGGACCCTGTAGATAGGACCATCCTGTACTATCCCGGGGCCGTTTTGACACCCTGTATAATAAACATAAGCTCCTGAAGCTTAGAGATACCCCTGGATCCTATAGACAGACCCCGCCCTTCACAACTCTGGGACCCTATAGACACCCATTGTGTATAATGCATACAGACTCCTGGGTCCTATAGATGCTCCCACCATAAAAGTCCCCCAGACCCTATGGACAAGCCATCCCATGTAATTTATGTAGAACTTCGGGCAATCTAGACTCCTCGAACTCCTGTATTCACTTACACCCTCTATATCCATACAGACCCTATAGATGCTCCCCCTCCTTCCTTGGGCCCCACGGGCACAGCCTCACTCTGCCCAATCCCAGACCCTGTAGACCCTCATCTCCTATAGCTTCCTTGGACCTTAGAGACATTCCCACACTGAATAATCAGTGAAGACTCCCCAGCATCCCTGGATTCCTGCCTTCTATAATTCATGTAGAACTAAGTAGCCCACAGACCCTATAGACACCCCTCTCATGGAATTTCTGAGCCTTGTAGATATCCTTCCCCTACAGatgtgggcaactaggtggtccaGAGGGCTGAATGTGgtgtcagaaagaactgaattcataTCCAGCcccacacacttactagctgtgtgatggtgggcaagtcacttaacccggcctggtcagatttgaacccagagcctcctagCTCTCTATCTCTTGAGCCCCATAGATTTTTCAGTCTCCTATGCTCCTTAGTCCCCCCACAACCCCCTCACAACCCAAGAAATCTGGGCCCCTGCAGCTTCCCTTTCTGGCATCCTCCTGTCCTTGAAGAGAATCCCAGCTTTGCTGAGTTCCTGTGCATGTCACCCCAGGCTGTTCTTTAGAGACCCTCTGCTCAGCCTgaagcgccccccccccccccccgcggcACAGATTGCATTTCCATCATTTCACGGGTAAATGTGCTGTGAGTCCTGGGGCCCAGGCCCTCGAGGGATGACCCACCCAGATGTCTGCCAGGAGCCTGTGCCCTCAAGGATGGCCAGTCTCTATGGGCAGGGCCGGGGCAAGACTGGGGAGGCGTCCAGAGGAGAAACCGGacctttgggggaggggggaggcattCCAGGCCCAGGTGAAGGAGTGCTGTCGGCTTCTCAGAGCCTAAGGGGCCGCTCTGTCTGGAATGTGGAGAGTGAGAGGAGGGCCCCACAAGGGAGGCCCTGGAGCTGGGCGAGGGAGGGCAGCCCGCCAGGGGTTCTCAGAAGAAGCAAGAAATTCCAGGCTGAAGTTGGGTCATGGGGCACCCCTGAAGGGCCAGATAGAGGCCTCAGGATGATTGCTTGGGGatggggcagctggtggctccgaggatagagccaggcctagagatgggaggtcctgggttccaatctggcctcagacactttctagctgtgtgatcctgggcaagtcacttcacccccattgcccagcccttcttGCCCTTCTACCCTGGGACCTGTGCACAGTATTGACCGGAGATGGAagtgaagggttaaaaaagacagacagatgCCTGGGCTGCTGGGTGCTTTGCTTGATGGAGAGGAGCTGCCTAGAGGCAGGGAAGAGGAGATGACTGAGAGCGGCAACTTGCAGGGAGGTGTGCAGGAGGGTGGTTTGGGGCCTGCCACGGGGATGGTGCCCAGACCAGGGCTGGATATACAGGCTGGGACTCAGAGATGGACGTCGAAGCCATTGAGGTGGGATGTACATAGAgagagcatgtgtgtgtgtgtgtgggggtataCCATGGGCCAGGGGCCAGCTGGGACACTGCCAGGGAGTTTGGcagatggggaggaggagaggcaggAAGAAGCTGGGGCACAGGGAGCATGGGGGGAGCGCGGGGTGGTCCCCACTGGAATCTGAGCTGGTGGTACCTCTGCCCTGTTACTGGCTCCCATCCCTGTGTGGACCCTTCTAGAGGTCTCAGGAGAGGCTTTTAGGGTGAGAATCCTGTGAAAGGGCTTCAGCCAGCCCCATCCCCATGGGACCCCCCCAGATATTGACAGGAGCCCAGCTTTTAGGGATGATGACTGTATTTCAGCAGCCTCGGGCTCCTCTGTAATCTAAACCCTGGGGAAGGGTTCTCTGGGGCTCCCCAGGACTCCCCAGACTGACCCCAGAGCCATAGAATTCTCCTCTGATCTTCCATCCCCAGAGAGCTGTATTTCGAGGCCCCCAGAGAccatccccccctccccccatgggcCCCTTGGCTTTAGAGAGGCCTCAGGACACTCTGGAACATCCCCTCCTGTAAAGTGCTTTTTATTTTAGACCCTTCTCTTTATCAGtgctgaggcagaagagcaggaagggctgggcagcggggtaagtgacttgaccagggtcaccccACTGTGAAGgagctgaggccacatttgaacccatggcctcctgcctccaggcctggctctctgtccactgagccacctggctgcccctgtaAAGCACTTCTCTGGACAAAGTCTCATCCAGGCTCCTGCCCAGCCCAGGTCCCTGTATACCAAGGGCCACAGGACCTTCAGTTATCTTGTCCAACTTCTGTTCtacagatggggagactgaggctagAGCGGGGTCCCCCAGGTCTTAAGGAGCCACTTAAGCCCTAGAACATGCTGGTCACCTATGGGACCCCCAGCTAGATAGGGCTTCCTGGAGACTGCAGTGTCTCTAGGGCTGCCCCCCAGTCCCCTAGGGAGCCCCTTTTCCTAGCTGAGTATGTGGGATACAGGAGAAGGCCCAGGCTTGGGGAgctgaggaaggggaggaggccCAGGCTTGGGGGGCTGCAGAGGGGGAGAAGGCCCAGCTACGGGGGGGGGGTGGTGGAGAGGAGAGAGCCAAGGACTCCCACCCTCTGCCATGGAGGAGAGGGTGAAACCCAGTGAGGCCTAGACGATGCCCCTCCCTGGGGACGTGGGGCTTCCCCCCCCTCCTCTGAGCTCTGCCCCTTGACACTGGCACACTGGGGCCCACTTGTCTGTGATTAATGTCCCGATTAGACAGACTAATTAACGCCTCGCGGGAGGAGAGCCGGAGGGCCTCCGGagcgtgggggggggggtgcaggtgGGCAGAGGGAGAGCCATGCCGGGTCCAGAAGTCTGTTGTCTGGGGGGGCTGGGAGACCAGGCACTCCAGGCTGATGGGAGTGGGGGCTGGGAGCTCTGATGCCTGGGTTCCCCACGGGGTGGGGGCTCTTGGGTTTGGGGGCCCATGTGACTTCCTGTTTCAGGAAGTGGGGCCGGAGGTGAAGAAGGCGACATCCGGCCCCCAGCCTGCTCCTATCAGATCAGGGCCCCTTGTCCCCCAAAAGGCTGCACCCGCCCCCGGCTTGGCCGAGGCCCCGAGCCTCTGAAGGGTTCTTTGTGGGCTGGGACAGAGACTCCATTGAGGGACGGGTGGGTGAGGGGAGGCTCTGTTTACTCACCTCCCCACCTGGGCCAGGAATGTGTGAGTAACCCAGGCGTCCGGCTCCCAGCTCGGCCTGGGTCTCAGCGTGGCCCCGTCTCTTCCCGCAGCCTCAGCTCAGCATGCAGATGGAGGATGCAGCCCGAGGGGTAAGTGAGTGCCCTGGGGGGGTGCCTGGTGGGGACCACAGGGGCCTCAGGGGGGGCTGGAGGACTTGGGGGGCCTGGGGTCACCCCTCTTCTCCGCTGCCCCCCATCTTCCAGGCCCCCGGCCTGACCCGGCCAGCCCCGGTCAGCATCATCGGAGCTGAAGATGAGGACTTTGAGAACGAGCTGGAGGCGGTGAGTGGGGCCCGGCTGGATGCCAGGCTGGGAGCGGCCTTGGATGTCATAGATGGAAGGAATTTAGAGCCTAGAATGTCGGGGTCGGGCCCTAGAACAGGGGGTGTCGGGGCCAGGgggccttagaacatggaatgtcggTGCTGGGAAAGAGCCTGGAACAGGGGCGCCGGGGCCGGCCTGGGACCCAGAACATGGAATGTTGGGTCTAGGGAGGTGGGAGTCAGCTGCTCTCTGGATGGGGAACCAGGCGGCCAAGAAGGTAACGGCCTGGGCCCCTGCTCCGTCCCGGGCAGCCGGCGTCGGGGCCTCTGCGGCTCTGCTCACGGCCTCCGTCTCTGCCTCCTCCCTCTGTGCCCCCTTCCCAGCACCCGGAGGAGCGAAGCATCGAGTTCCAGAGCCTGGAGCAGGTGAAGCGGCGCCCGGCCCACCTCATGGCCTTCCTGCACCACGTGGCTTTGCAGTTTGAGCCGGGGCCCCTGGTGAGGCCTGGGCTCGGGGCccggggccggggggggggggcccaGGCTGGGGGACGTCTGGAATGAGGAGGCCGCTGGCGGGGCCAAAGAAAGGGCCGTCCGGAACCGGAGAGCACGGCCGGAGGGGCCCGTGGGTTCGTGTCCAGAACCAGGCCCCGCCTGCCCTGCGGCCAGCTCCCTCCAGGACCGGCCGTGGACGCCCCTGGTTCTAGCTGGGTGGAGAATGAGGAGTCTCCACCCGGAGCCCAGGAGCTCCGGACTCTCTTCATTTCTGTTCTGAGACAAGAGTGACCAGGGCCTTGTCCAGGGTCGGAGGCCTCTCTAGGCCCAGTTCTAGCCACTGAGCCGCCCAAGTCCTGCACTTTAGAAAATaacctccccctccctccctcccatagaATGGGTTTGTGGTTTGGGTCTTTCAAAGCCGGATTCTGAGCTACCCCCTGGCTGCCCAAATGGGAAAGGGACCCTGGAGTTGGGGGTGAAGAGGAGCCCATGTTAGAGCTGGGAGCTTCCTGGGGAGAAGGTGGGGGGGCCGCCCTGACCCCCGCTCTCCCCGCAGCTGTGCTGCCTTCACGCGGACATGCTGACCATGCTGGGCTCCAAGGAGGCCAAGAAAGGCTTTCAGGACTTTTACCACAACTTCCTGGAGAAGACTGCGGTGAGGATGCCCCCTCTGCCCCCACTCCCCGCCCTCACCCCCTTTCGTGCCCACCCCTCATCGGGCTTCTTGTCTGGGCAGGTCCTGCGCGTGCCTGTGCCCTCCTCCGTGTCCTTCGAGCTTGGTAAGTTGGAGCAGGGGGCGGAGTGCGGCCTTGGGTGGGAAACACCCCGGCCCCCCGTG encodes:
- the LOC123255879 gene encoding rho guanine nucleotide exchange factor 1-like, with translation MQMEDAARGAPGLTRPAPVSIIGAEDEDFENELEAHPEERSIEFQSLEQVKRRPAHLMAFLHHVALQFEPGPLLCCLHADMLTMLGSKEAKKGFQDFYHNFLEKTAVLRVPVPSSVSFEL